In the genome of Brachypodium distachyon strain Bd21 chromosome 3, Brachypodium_distachyon_v3.0, whole genome shotgun sequence, the window GATCCATCTACATATACAGTAGTCGTAATTCCAATGTGTCGGAAAGGATGGGTACAGGCTAGCATTTCGGTGATTGGAAGGTATATTTTGGTATGGTTAACATATGACAAACAACACATGGATCTAGAGCATTTTGCTTGGAAAGGGGCTGCAACTAGCAGATGAAGATCATAGTACCTTGAGATGTGCATTGTGTCGCTTGCCGGCACACCACCTGCGGATCTGGCCGTCCTTCAACGTTTTGAAGCGAAACTTCATGGACCtgacacgcacgcacgcacgcacgcacataAACACCCCCATGAGAGAAGGGTTCAGAATGCAGGAAAGATCAGTGGCGGAGGGAACCTACGAGGGGGCCTTCATCTTGTATTTCTTGACTTTGGAGACGGTGGGCGTGATCGGCGCGCGGGACCTGCCCTTGATGGCGTAGTGGCGCAGCTGCATCGCCATCACCGGAGGCCGGACGATGGGAGCGGTCGCCGTGGGGTGGAACAAGGAGGCCATGGGCAGAGGCGCGTGGGAGAGGgagtggtggcggcggaaggggAGCGAGGGCACGAGTGGCCGAGCATGGGCATGGGCATGGAGgggggtggaggtggtggaggaggagaggaagcggcgggttaggccggcggcggaggagcaacACCACCGCCGCATCTTGCCGTGATGTTGCAGCTAGGTTTTGTGTTTGGTTGTCTACTCCACCGTGTCCATCAGCGTTGCAGTTGGAGCGGACTGCGACAAAGCCCAGCCCACGCTGCCGCCTGCTGCCTCCAGCCCAGTCTGGCCCATGCATATACTCTTCaaggcattttttttccttcccctAAAAAATGTTCAGTTTTATCATTTCCCCTAGATAAACAAAACATAAATagaattttttatttacaaGTTAATCAACAGTAAAATTGCCATTGTTGAATCGATCAAGTTGCACGCCACAAACCTAGCTAGTTGCATATTTTACAATTAAACATGCACATAATTTATAAATTTTGCAAATACTTTTTGAAAACAACAGTATGGTTTCATTGATTGATGAAGAAATTATTAATGCATCGAACAGATAGAAACGAACACGAACAACAGGGATCTAGGAaaaattgaaagaaaaaaattatcacTTGTACcgatatattttcatatttctAGTGATGAAACATCAAACAACCTGTCCACGAGAACCTAAGATCGTTCAACTTAACGTGGTACATTCcctatatacggagtataagaCAATTTGGTAACCATTGATTTCATCACCGTAGCATGGAATTTTGTTGCATTAAAGAATAGACAGTTATTTCTCTTAAATACTGTATACTCGTGTTGTAGGAAGTAGTCCTTCGATTTTATTTTAGGCGACAGGTGAGAGTGGGCAAATAATAGTGATGGTCCGGATCCAGATCTAAATCCAAGTCACCACCACTTTATTTTAGGTTTGATATGATTTGATTTAATTATTGAGTAGCAAATGAATTGTGCAGTTGCACCTGATAATTTCTCTTgtctattactccctccgtcccatactaagtgactttctattacatgtatctagacgttttttagacacaGACACATCtatgtttggacaaatttaagtcgcTTAATATGGTACGGAGTAGTTTTTTAAAGCATGGACATGCTCTGCAGCAGaggagaaaaaaggaaaagagaaaatcTCCGGTGCTACTCCCTACAGCAGTGTGAAGGAGAtcaaaggaggaggaggatctcATCTTTCATCTCAGGAAGAAATAATAAAATTGGCAACTCGTGATCCTCATGACCACGACAACACTTAATAATAATGACTAGAGAAAGAAACTGGAGCTTTGATGAGAGTGATGGGCAGAGATACACACTGCTTCGCCTCCTAAGTACGAGTGGTACAATGTAGTCTTCTAcctctctgtttttttctgGTCTTAATTTAAACTGTATCAATTTTGACCGATTTTATAAAAGAAACACCAACATATGCAACACCATACCTATTAAATATATCTTCATGTCACATTTGttgaactaaaatcacgacaagaatttagaatcgaagAGAGTATTAAATATCTTAATGTTTTTATGAACAAACCCAGTTCAAGTTGACAAAATTGATTTAGGACAACcttaaatataaatatttaaaaacaGGGAAAATAGAAGAGCAGGTGACGAGAGGAGAACTCGTTCCTGCTGCCGGCTGCCAAACAACTCCTCGCGATCGAGACAAGTTAGCTAAGGACCCAACTTAGTTGGAGTTGGACAGGAGCCCAATCCATGCAGCCATTGCTATTCAAGCCCATGTAAAGACACTTTTCTCCCAAAGTAACAAAACAATacattactccctccattctgaaataagtgaatatctgttttttttatagttTTGCTATTTATCGGTCGACCATAAAACTTGTTGTTCACGAATTTACGAAGTTGTAAACTATAAAAAAGGTGTCCAACTTTAGGTGTCCAAATAACTCTCTAGTTACATATTTTACGATAAAAATTGCGCattatttttacattttttaACTAACTTTCTTCAACGATAACGGTGATGCTCCAgatccaaatccaaataaCCACATTTTCGAGGATTTTGTTTTCCAAAATCGCCACATTATTGTTTTAGTATatctgatttgatttgatatgATATCATCTGTGAGTAGAAAATGAATGGTGCAGTTGGACGACCTGGCTAGACTCACGGGCCAATGGCCATCGACACACACGCATATGCAACAAatatattttctctttttaagaacaaaaaataaatagaaagaGCGAGGACATGCTCAATTGCTCAGCAGTAGATGAGGAAaacggaaaagaaaaggtctccGGTGCTACTCCTTCAGTAAAACAGCGCAAGGACCAAAGGAGTAGGTgtaggaggcggcgggggaggatgTGTGGAATCAGAAATGCATCTCATCTCAGGAACAAACAGTGGAATACGCAACTCGTGATCCTCGCGGCCACGACCGCCGACACGAACATCTCAACAAACAATAATATAACGACGAAAGCAAGAAACTGGAGCTTCGATGAGAGTGATGTATATGTTCAACTCCACAGCAGGTAGTAGTACAATAATAACACGACACTTGAATGTTTCCTGACGAGTGACGACTAGGAGACagcaggagaggagagaggaggaaaagTCAGTGAAGAATCCTCCCCCGCAGGCCGCAGCTCATTGCTGGCCGCAGGGCGGCTGCCAAAGCAACTCCTCGGAACCCCGAGAGCTTAGCTAGGGATCCCAGCTCCGGGCTCCGGCAGGTGTCTTTTGCCGGAGATGGACACGGAGAGCGGAGAAGCACCCCTCCTTCAGGTAAACTCACCTACTTTCCCGTGTCTACTGTTTGGAATTTGGAATTCAGATTCAGATTCAGCTCCGGCCGGGTTTACCGGAGGAGTACTAGGGTTTTGGTCAACTTAAGACCATGCTCCTCCTATCCTGTTAGATCTCTAGCTTTTGCTTGCTGTTGCTCCAGTGCACGAACATTTTCATCTCAACTTAATTgcagtttcttcttcttgcttcacGGCATTTCCTTCACCATGCATAGTTGCATACTTGGGCACATCACCTtagaatagatttttttttaattttttaatttagaAAATGACCTTAGAACGGGCAATCCACACTTACTATCTGCTTTAAGCAATTTCTCATTTTGGGTATTCAACCAACTCAACATATATAGTATGATTCCTCATTTCAACTTCACAATATGGCCCCTTTTATTTACTTGAATTTCTTCATACATCTCTTTTAACATATACTATGCTCTTTATCTGCATACATAATACAGGTATCATCATCAAACAGCCAGTACAAACCCTTCAACTGGAAGGCTCCGGCTATTATTCTGGGTCAGcacctcatttttcttgaCTGTATTATGAACAGTTTTCTTATTGCAAACAAACTAACACTCCTTCGTACTGTAGCATTTGAATTCTTGGAGAGCATTGCCTACTCTGGTATCGCCCTCAATTTGGTCGTATATCTTGGAAAAGTTCTCCATGGAACTACTGCTTCAAGTGCCGCAAATGTCGATACATGGAATGGCACCACGTTTCTTACTCCggttcttggagcctttctgGCTGATACATACTGGGGAAAGTATAAGACAGTTGCTATCTCTATAATATTCTATCTTACCGTAAGTATTAGTTTTGTCATATGTTACGGTCTTTATGTTTGCTTGTAATCATGATCGATGCTTCTTAACTCTTCAATGTCATCCACAAATAGGGGTTGCTCATCATTACTGCGTCAGCGCTCATTCCATCATTACGACCTGCCTCATGTGAAGGAACTTCTTGCCCTCCCGCCACAGGGTTTCAGTATTTTGTCTTCTTTGCTTCCCTCTACCTTGTTTCAGTTGGGACTGGAGGGGTTAAATCAGCTTTACTCCCCTTCGGAGCTGATCAATATGATGATTCAAACATCGAACAGAGTAAAAAGAAGCAAGCTTTCTttagtttgttttttattgcCATCAACCTTGGAGTCTTCATCTCTGGCACCGTTGTTGTATGGATACAGCAAAATGTTGCTTGGTCTCTTGGATTTGGCATCTCATCAATATGCCTCATTGTCGCCACAATTGCCTTCTTGGTAGGAACACCAATCTACAGGGTTCAACTTCCTACCGGGAGCCCACTGAAAAGTCTTATAGCGGTGTTTGTTGCATCATTTAAGAAGAGAAAAGTAGAGGTTCCTGGTGATACCACAATATTGTTTGAAGGGGATGATGCTGATTTAAGCAATCCAGGGCCAAACAAATTAGCACATACTGATGGATtcaggtattttttttatcactttATCCCTATAATGCAATAGGGATACAAGGGTGCTAATAGTGCTAGCATAGTGGTACAAGttagtttaaatttgtttGCTGAACAAAGCAATACACGTTAGTTTTAATTTGTTGGTTGAACAAAAGTACTTCAGTTTTGTTCAAGGATTGTTTACCTCGTTACTTACAAATACACATCTGTAAGAGGAAATATTCCCTTAACAGCTTTTTCAGTGAAACTCaagtccatttttttttacaaaattaGCAGTGTTTTTGTATTCTCTTTACTTCTAAAGATGATATTTTAGAGCTATCAGAAAATATCATCTTTTGTATCAAAAGGTTCCATTCCAAGCAAGCACTCTATTTGTTCACGTGGATCTTATGAAAGAGGAATAAAGCTCAATTTATACTTATGTCGTACTCGTCCAGTCATATTTGCCAACCATGACCCTAACTGTAAAACCTTGTTGACAGTAAGAACAAATTGCAATGAAACTAGAGTTATCTTGGCATATCAGTCCTAATTAGCTCCATCTAGTAGTCCACCAAATAGAACTAAATTCTCTCTCACAACATTGTGGATGGCATTTTGTGAGTCATAATATGTTGTATAAAAAGATCAAAGGTAAGAATTGTGCACTGTAATTCAGTCTAAAACCACAACTTCAATGTTTATAACGCTTTAGTTATGAGCGTGGACTCATGGCAACGATTTTGTGTTATGCAATTTGCGTCCTTTTCATTACCTTATTTGAATATGCATCTGACACTTCTGATATTTGAACTCATTCAGGTGCTTAGATAAGGCTGCTGTAGTCTTAGGGGACCAAGAGATAAAGGATAGCAATTCGGGGCGTCCATGGCTACTATGTACTGTAACTCAGGTGGAGGAAGTGAAGATTCTTCTTCGAATGCTGCCAATATGGGTCACCAGTGTGTTTTATGCAGCTTCAATGTGCCAAACGGCTACCACTTTCGTCCAACAGGGGAACGCCCTGAACACCAAGATTGGATCCTTCTCTGTCCCGGCTGCTTCTCTGAACTCAGCTGCAGTGGTCTTTATGATGATCTGGGTTGTGTTCCAGGACAGCATTGTGATCCCAATAGCCAGAAGATACACCGGAAACGCTGCAGGTCTTACACAGCTGCAGCGGATGGGCGTCGGCCGGTTTCTAGCAATTCCAGCTTTGGCTGTGGCTGCACTGCTTGAAATGTCGAGATTGCGCAGCGTCAGGGCTGGCCACAATTTAAGCATAGTGTGGCAGCTCCCCCAGTTTGTGATTCTTTCCTGCTCTGATGTGTTCTGTGGCATAGCCCAGCTGGAGTTCTTCTACTCGGAGGCCCCCGTGTCGATGCGGAGCTTGTGCTCAGCATTCTCATTCCTTGCGATGTCGCTTGGTTACTACTTGAACTCGATGATCATCTCGGCCATCGCTGTTCTATCGAAGAGCAAGGGCGGGCAGGGCTGGCTTCCAGCTGACCTGAATGACGGCCACCTTGACTATTACTTTTGGCTGTGGACGGGGATCAGCGCGGTGAATTTTGTTGTGTACACAGGATTCGCGAAGAATTACACAGTGAAGAAAGTCGCCCCCCGGTAAATAAGGTCGCTTGTGTGCGCTCTTATATCCTTTCTGTAATCTATCTATTGTCTACAAGACCAATTTGATTTATTGAGATGTAACTAACTTTCGCTGAAAAATTTCTTCTTTCTATGCTCACGTGAATAAAAGTGCCTGTTGGAATATAATGATGTGTTCAAAGGAGTCCATGTGCTATTGTGATGAGATGTGAAGGATGCTGCTGCatttcttctttattttgaGTGTAAGGCTGTTGAGAGGTTCCTGTTGACTAGAACCGTTTGCAGATCATACTTCGTTTAATGTGCTGTTTATTTGTTGGGAGTCACAAGAGTCACATGGATGGTGAGAATAGACCGCTAGCTGTAGTTCTAGAAAACCAAATAACTACTACATCTAGCTTAGGCAAGTTGTAATATACTTATGTGACCTGAGCTGGATTAGTGTTAGCTGTGGTGGATGTGGATGCACGCCAGGTTGGGTCATTGACTCTCTGGCTGGCTGCTAGTTTTAGCTCATCGATCAAATACTGTGGCTTAATTAAGTGCTACTAGTAACTGCCTACCTAGTGGCTGATGAAGGGTTTGACCAGAGTAGTTAATTATAAACAGTCTTATACTACTGTTCTACTGGCAAGGAGTGCTCGGCTGAATCTGAGCTCGATTATCACTCAGTCCTGCACTCACTGTCAGCAATGTTACTGACAGCTGGTGCTTGTGTTAAACAAATGTGTCTGGTCTACTCTCGGTTAAGTTAGTTTGaagccaacaacaacaacaacaacaacaacaacaaaacatgaCAGCTAATTAGCTGGAGCTAGTAGAGATCTTGATTCTTGAGGAGAAAGAAGGAATTGCCGGATCGAGCAGAGCAGCTAGCATTCAAGGCTCGTGTGTTAGCGTTGGCAGATGGATAGATTGGTTGGTTAGGCCGTAGCTGTTGCTGGGGTGCTTGAAATGGATGTGTTTCTGGTGAATATGGTCTCTTGGTTTGCAAGGGAAGGTGATATGACAGTACCTGACTCCTTTCCTTTTGCCTCAAACATTTCAACAACCACCAGTGCAGCTTTTTTTTCCCCTCCTAATACAACAAATTTAAGCATCTAGTAACTGTCCCAAgctctttcttcctttctaaAGCAGCTAGTAATTGTGTCAAGCAATTTTTTGAGGGGTTTCCAAAAGCAGCTTTTGATTGGTTCCCTTTTGCATTTTTCTACTACTACAAAAACGTTTCTTGTACAGCTAGTAGCAGTACAATTTGGTGGTTTGGGCGGCACACGGATAGATAGGGTCTCAGATGATGTCTTTGCCGCCTGCGTGCGTGTTTTCCGTCGAAGAAGCTAAGGATCCATCTTGTTCTGGTGAGAGAATGAATCCAAACAAAGATGCTGCTGCACTGGCTGGCCTCTTTGTCCTCTAGTACTATTGACTTTCCCGTGTTCCTCCAAAATCCTTTCAAtgggatgatgatgatgaattcAAATAGACTTTGCATCTTGACTTGACTCGGGGTATTTTACTAGTTCTTCCAGCCAGTAGCTGGTATACTACTGTTTGATTCCATTGCGCTGTGCTTCTTAACATCCCTCTACTCCCACAGTCTGTCTACGCATAATCTGCCTATCTATCTACTGTACCTAGGAAATTTGGCGCCTTTGTTGTTTTCCCCGCCCACCGCTTTGCAGGAGAGCCACCGCAGATGCGGCCGCCCTCTGCTTCTCAGGAGATGGCCATGCTCGAGTCCGGCGACCGATCGTCGTCACCATcctcgacgccggcgacgacgaggaaacgCCCGCGCCGCTTCACCTGGACAGGCCCCGCCATTGTTCTAGGTAACCGACCAGCCAATTACGGCACACTAATTCCATCAATTGATTCATCAATCATTCAGTCTTGGATTCTTGGTTTGGTGACTGAGGATTGATTGACTTGGGAGTGCAGGCTTCGAGCTGCTGGAGAGCATCGCCTTCTCCGGCGTGGCGCTGAATCTGGTGGTTTACCTGGGCACGGTGCTCCACGGCACCACCGCCTTCAACGCCGCCCATGTCGACACCTGGAACGGCACCACCTTCATCGTCCCCGTCATCGGCGCCTTCCTCGCCGACAGCTGGTGGGGCAAGTACAACACCATCCTCGCATCCATCGTCTTCTACCTCGCCGTAAGTCAAGCTCTGAATCAATCAGACATTCAGACAGAGACAAACAGAGTGCCAATGgtatctttctttcttgataTATGCAGGGCCTGGTGCTCCTGACTCTGTCCGCGGGCATCGCGCCGTTCAAGCCGGCATCGTGCACGGCGGCCCTGCAGGCGGGGGTCTCCTCCACGtgcccgccggcgacgaagaccCAATTCACGGCCTTCTTCGTGGCGCTGTACCTGACGTCCATCGGGACGGGGGGAGTGAAGTCGGCGCTGCTGCCGTTCGGGGCGGAGCAGTACGACGGGTGCGAGGGGAGCAGCCTGGAGCGGAAGCAGTCCTTCTTCACCTGGTTCTTCGGCGCCATCAACCTGGGCATCTTTGTGGCCGGCACGCTCGTCTCCTGGGTGCAGCAGAACGTCTCCTGGGCGCTGGGGTTCGGGGTCTCCGCGCTCTGCCTGCTCCTGGCCGCCGCGGGCTTCCTGGCCGGCACGCCCTGGTACAGCCGCGCGCCGCTcccggcgggaagcagcccGCTCAGGGACATCCTCCGGGTGCTCGTCGCCTCCTTCCGGAAGAGGAACCACCGTGTTTCCGGTGAGCTGCACGAGGGGGTACTACGACTTGAGGATGAAGATCAGAAGCTGGAGCACACCAAAGGATTAAGGTGGCTGGACAAGGCGGCGGTGAAGAAGAACAACGGCGGCGAAgggggggaagaagaaggcgcgtGGGACCTGTGCACGGTGAGCGAGGTGGAAGGGGTGAAGATCCTGGCGAGGATGGCGCCCATCTGGGTGACCTGCGTGCTgtacgcggcggcgctgggccAGATGACCACCACATTCATCCAGCAAGGGATGGCCATGGACAACAGGCTCCGGCTTTCGTCCTCAGGAGAGGGGAAGTCGATCAAGGTGCCCGTGGCGTCCATGGTGTCCGTGGAGGTGGCCTTCATGCTGCTCTGGGTGCTCCTCCACGACTTCGCCGTCATGCCGCTCGCCCGGAgattccgccgccgccgcgggagcGGGACCGGAAACACCGTGGGCCTgacgcagctgcagcggatGGGGGTGGGGAGGTTCCTGGTGGTGttcgccatggcggcggcggcgctggtggaGAGGCGCCGGCTGCGGCAATTCTCCGGCAGCGGGGAGAAGATGGGGATCGCGTGGCAGGTGCCGCAGTTCGTGCTGATCGCGGGGTCGGACGTCTTCTGCGGGATCGCGCAGCTGGAGTTCTTCTACGGGGAAGCCCCGGCGTCTATGCGCAGCATCTGCTCCGCGCTCTCCTTCCTCGCGCTCTCCCTGGGGTTCTACGTCAATTCCGCCGTCGTCATGGCCGTGGCCAGGATCGCGCCCGGGTGGCTCGCGCCGGACCTCGACAGGGGACACCTCGACTACTACTTCTGGCTCTGGAccgtcatcgccgccgccaattTGATGCTCTACATGCTGCTCGCGGCACGGTACAAGCCCAAGCAAGTGTCGCCAACGGCCACGCACAACTGATTTGATTTGACTTGCAAAAGTAGTCCCTGCGTGCCATGGCACTTGGGTGTGCACGTCGACATTGCTCTTGGATAGTGTGGAGTACTTGTGTTTGTACATGTTGATGATCGGGTTGATAATTAGCTGAGGAACGTGTGAGCCAGGTTTCAttaacagtttttttttttgagcgaaaagattttttttctctagtCATTGCAATTTCGAAGTGGTCCTTGTTTCGGGTTCCGTATGCAGAAACGAATTAACTGAAATACCCGGTATTCTGGGGCCAACATCTCCAAAGGCCCAGTGCGGAAGTGCCCAAGCACTACTCACAACCTCCAGCCGTCTTGTTTGCACCGGTGTTTTCTAGGTTTTCTAGTGTTTATTTCTGGCCCAGGCACCGCCTAGCCGAAAAACACCTGAAAATACCATTGAACCGTTTGGTAGGCCGGTTTTAGAGCATCCCTAGCATATTTCGTAAATTCCAACATGAAAAAAACGCGTATTCAGTATACCGAAACGTGTTCAAGAATAAATACGCACAACTGATTTGATTTGACTGGCAAAAGGGAACTGAAAATCGACACTTTGGCCATTCGATAATTTCGACGGTTGGACAGTTAAAATACAACTCCCAAAATATTCGCGAATCAATGAAACATTGCGCAATGAGACAACAATCAAGCAACGGGTGCCGTCTCCTTCGCGAGCAGAACCGGGGCCGAGCACCATCTTCCTCTTTGAGATGTAGCGCCGCCGTCTCGTTCGCGAGCAGAACCAAGAGCAGCAGTGGCAGCAAAAGCTTTGAGTCTTCGATGCGCgttctcctctctcttctcaTCTCCTACCACTCTCTCGCAAGTTGATCAAGCCTACTCGGATTCACGAGCTTCACTTTGtattctcctcctccacaagCAATTCTGCCGCCACCTTGCCGTTTTGAATTGTCGTCTTGCAAGCCTCGATTAGCATGTTCAGAACCCTATTAAGGCATAGCAAACACCCCGGTTGCGGGTGGAATCGACACGCCCCTGGGTCTCGCGTTTCGGCGCCCAACGCTTGTCTGTTGTTGGAAATTATCGCTCTTGAGTTAACCAGGTGAGGGTTTATTGGAAGTTTGAATCATGATGTATTCTGCTTCCTTGAGATACATGGGAGTATTGAAATCCAGGTTTCGGATCACTGTCTCGTTTGCTTCACGTGGATGAATCATGAACGGATGCACGCATCAGTCTTCGGGCATGCGAACATGGATCGCCGGGAGCACCATCACGGTTCAGGGCCTGGTACAACGAGCGTAGCCAGCAATCCAGGGAAAAATGTTGGACTGTGATCCAAATTCCCaggggccggaagttccggctcAACTTCCGGCCATTCCAGGGGCcggaccggaagttccggcccaacttccggccATTCCAGgtgccggaagttccggcccaacttccggccgaacctccggttgctctctgttacttttcgGGAAAGCGGAACttgctgcggaacttccgTATATTCAATAATaagcggaacttccggcctccaaccAGAACTTCCGGTGTGCCCGTTACGGATCATACTTGCCCTAATGCTCCtgttatatataccccttgtaagccgccgttttgggatgagttgagttcgtgaaatctccctggcgttgtaaacactccccatatagtgaagtttcgctggctggcgccagtggtttttccctctcgttgtttgagatggttttccacgttaaatccgtgtgtccttgtgctgtgatttcttcttcgttcttcgttcttgcttgtcgtgttcataacaagtggtatcagagccccaGGTTCCGCCTAGAGTTTGCGACATGTCTACCTTGAAGTTCGATCTGCCGCAGCTGGACTACACCACACGATTCTCATTGTGGCAAGTGAAGATGCGGGTGATTCTCGCCCAAACTTCAGATCTGGATGAAGCGCTTGATTCcttcggcaagaaggatgaaaaggaGTGGACTATCGAAGAGAAACGCAAAGATCGTAAGGCTTTGTCTTTGATTCAACTTGCTCTGTCgaataatattttgcaggaagtgttggaggagaaatccgcAGCAGCCCTGTGGCTGAAACTGGAATCGATCTGCACGTTTAAAGATCTAATCAgtaagatgcatgtaaagatgaagttgttcacccataagctgcaagaaggtggatcggtaatatctcatataactgtttttcgagagatagtttctgacttgcaagctttggaggttaagtatgatgatgaggatttagccatcttactcttatgctcgttgcctagttcctatacaaatttccacgattcaattctttatagCCATGACTCTCTAACCCTTAATGAGGTTTTAGAAGCACtttaacagaaagaaaagatgaagtctATGGTGCAGACCGATGGGTCATCGTCGAAGGCAGAAGCTCTGCAGGTTCGTGGCAGGACCGAGCAGAG includes:
- the LOC100844694 gene encoding uncharacterized protein LOC100844694, with amino-acid sequence MRRWCCSSAAGLTRRFLSSSTTSTPLHAHAHARPLVPSLPFRRHHSLSHAPLPMASLFHPTATAPIVRPPVMAMQLRHYAIKGRSRAPITPTVSKVKKYKMKAPSSMKFRFKTLKDGQIRRWCAGKRHNAHLKSKQAKRRLRKPALVHLAYAKVIKKLNFCG
- the LOC100844390 gene encoding uncharacterized protein LOC100844390 isoform X2 — protein: MDTESGEAPLLQVSSSNSQYKPFNWKAPAIILAFEFLESIAYSGIALNLVVYLGKVLHGTTASSAANVDTWNGTTFLTPVLGAFLADTYWGKYKTVAISIIFYLTGLLIITASALIPSLRPASCEGTSCPPATGFQYFVFFASLYLVSVGTGGVKSALLPFGADQYDDSNIEQSKKKQAFFSLFFIAINLGVFISGTVVVWIQQNVAWSLGFGISSICLIVATIAFLVGTPIYRVQLPTGSPLKSLIAVFVASFKKRKVEVPGDTTILFEGDDADLSNPGPNKLAHTDGFRCLDKAAVVLGDQEIKDSNSGRPWLLCTVTQVEEVKILLRMLPIWVTSVFYAASMCQTATTFVQQGNALNTKIGSFSVPAASLNSAAVVFMMIWVVFQDSIVIPIARRYTGNAAGLTQLQRMGVGRFLAIPALAVAALLEMSRLRSVRAGHNLSIVWQLPQFVILSCSDVFCGIAQLEFFYSEAPVSMRSLCSAFSFLAMSLGYYLNSMIISAIAVLSKSKGGQGWLPADLNDGHLDYYFWLWTGISAVNFVVYTGFAKNYTMRPPSASQEMAMLESGDRSSSPSSTPATTRKRPRRFTWTGPAIVLGFELLESIAFSGVALNLVVYLGTVLHGTTAFNAAHVDTWNGTTFIVPVIGAFLADSWWGKYNTILASIVFYLAGLVLLTLSAGIAPFKPASCTAALQAGVSSTCPPATKTQFTAFFVALYLTSIGTGGVKSALLPFGAEQYDGCEGSSLERKQSFFTWFFGAINLGIFVAGTLVSWVQQNVSWALGFGVSALCLLLAAAGFLAGTPWYSRAPLPAGSSPLRDILRVLVASFRKRNHRVSGELHEGVLRLEDEDQKLEHTKGLRWLDKAAVKKNNGGEGGEEEGAWDLCTVSEVEGVKILARMAPIWVTCVLYAAALGQMTTTFIQQGMAMDNRLRLSSSGEGKSIKVPVASMVSVEVAFMLLWVLLHDFAVMPLARRFRRRRGSGTGNTVGLTQLQRMGVGRFLVVFAMAAAALVERRRLRQFSGSGEKMGIAWQVPQFVLIAGSDVFCGIAQLEFFYGEAPASMRSICSALSFLALSLGFYVNSAVVMAVARIAPGWLAPDLDRGHLDYYFWLWTVIAAANLMLYMLLAARYKPKQVSPTATHN
- the LOC100844390 gene encoding protein NRT1/ PTR FAMILY 8.3 isoform X1 codes for the protein MRPPSASQEMAMLESGDRSSSPSSTPATTRKRPRRFTWTGPAIVLGFELLESIAFSGVALNLVVYLGTVLHGTTAFNAAHVDTWNGTTFIVPVIGAFLADSWWGKYNTILASIVFYLAGLVLLTLSAGIAPFKPASCTAALQAGVSSTCPPATKTQFTAFFVALYLTSIGTGGVKSALLPFGAEQYDGCEGSSLERKQSFFTWFFGAINLGIFVAGTLVSWVQQNVSWALGFGVSALCLLLAAAGFLAGTPWYSRAPLPAGSSPLRDILRVLVASFRKRNHRVSGELHEGVLRLEDEDQKLEHTKGLRWLDKAAVKKNNGGEGGEEEGAWDLCTVSEVEGVKILARMAPIWVTCVLYAAALGQMTTTFIQQGMAMDNRLRLSSSGEGKSIKVPVASMVSVEVAFMLLWVLLHDFAVMPLARRFRRRRGSGTGNTVGLTQLQRMGVGRFLVVFAMAAAALVERRRLRQFSGSGEKMGIAWQVPQFVLIAGSDVFCGIAQLEFFYGEAPASMRSICSALSFLALSLGFYVNSAVVMAVARIAPGWLAPDLDRGHLDYYFWLWTVIAAANLMLYMLLAARYKPKQVSPTATHN